TCTTGATCAGGCCCTCGACCGTGACCCGCAGCTTCGCCTGCTCACGGTGGCGCAGCATGATGACCGGCAGCTCGTGCTCGGTCTGCGCGGCGAGCCAGGCCAGGGCGTCGGCGTCCGTCGTGTATCCGGTCTTCGTCTTCTTCGTCTTGGGCAGGCCCAGCTCGCCGAAGAGGACTTCCTGGAGCTGCTTGGGCGAGCCGAGGTTGAACTCGCGGCCCACCGAGGCGTGCGCCTCCTTCACGGCCTGCTGCACCGCACCGGCGAACTGCTGCTCCATGCCCTCCAGATGGGCCCGGTCGGCGGCGATGCCGTGCCGCTCCAGACGGGCCAGCAGAGCGGACGTCGGCAGCTCCATGCCGTGCAGCAGCTCGGCCGCGCCGACCTCCTTGAGCCGGGTGGTGAACGCGTCACCCAGGTCGAGGACCGCGCGGGCCTGTGTCATCAGGGCGTCGGCCTCGGCCTGGTCGTCCGCGCCGAAGGCCAGCTGTCCGTCGGACGCCGCCGCGGGGGCCAGCTCCCGGCCGAGGTACTCCACGGACAGGGCGTCCAGCGCGAAGGAGCGGCGGCCGGGCTTGACCAGATAGGCGGCCAGCGCGGTGTCCATCGTGACGCCGTCGACCTGCCAGCCGTGCTCGGGGAAGACCCGCATGGCGCTCTTGGCGTTGTGCATGACCTTCGGCCGCCGTGCGTCGGCGATCCAGGCGGCGAAGGCCTGATCGTCGCCCTCGTCGAGCTCCGCGGGGTCGAACCAGGCCGCGGCCCCGCCGGCCGCGGCGAGCGCGATCTCGGTGACCGTGCCGGTGCCCACCGTCCAGGTGTCGACGGTGGCGACGCCGAGCGGCTGTCCGCCGTGCTCGGCGAGCCAGGGCGCCAGCTCGCCCGCGCCCAGCACCGCACCGTCCAGCTCGATGCCCGCGGCGGGCGCCGGGGTCTCGTCCTCGGCCGCGCCCGGGTCGACGGCCAGCAGCCGCTCGCGCAGGCTGGGGTTACGGATCTCCAGGACGTCCAGCACGCCCGTCACCGCGGTGCGGTCGTACGGCGCGCGCTCCAGGTCCTGCGGGGTCTTCGGCAGCTCCACGTCACGGACCATCTCGGTCAGCCTGCGGTTGAGCCGCACCGCGTCCAGGTGGTCCCGGAAATTCTGCCCGGCCTTGCCCTTGACCTCCTCGGCGCGCTCCACCAGCTCGTCGAACGAGCCGAACTGGTTGATCCACTTCGCGGCGGTCTTCTCACCGACACCGGGGATGCCCGGAAGGTTGTCCGACGGGTCACCGCGCAGCGCCGCGAAATCCGGGTACTGCTGCGGCGTGAGCCCGTACTTCTCCTCGACCTTCGCCGGGGTGAAGCGCGTCAGCTCCGAGACGCCCTTGGTGGGGTACAGCACGGTGACGTTGTCCGTGATCAGCTGGAACGAATCCCGGTCGCCGGTGACGATCAGCACCTCGAAGCCCGCCGCCTCCGCCTGCGTGGCCAGCGTGGCGATGACGTCGTCCGCCTCGAAACCGTCGACCGCGAAACGGTTGGCGTGCATCGCGTCGAGCAGCTCGCCGATCAGCTCGACCTGGCCCCTGAACTCGTCGGGGGTCTTCGAGCGGTTCGCCTTGTACTCCGGGAACTCCTCCGAGCGCCAGGTCTTGCGGGAGACGTCGAACGCCACCGCGAAATGCGTCGGCGCCTCGTCACGCAGCGTGTTCGCCAGCATCGACGCGAAGCCGTACACCGCGTTCGTCGGCTGACCCGAGCCTGTCGTGAAATTCTCCGCAGGCAGCGCAAAGAACGCCCGGTACGCCAGGGAGTGCCCGTCCATCAGGAGCAGGCGCGGTCGGTTGTCTGCCGTCTTCTTCGATGCCGTCTCAGCCACGCCCCCGATCCTGCCACGGACCACTGACAATCCCGACCGGACATCACTCGCCCGACGCTCTGTCGGTGCCCCGTGACAGGATCGAAGGAGGAACACGTACCGCATTCACTGCGTCCGGCGCACCGCACGGTCCGCAGTTGCTCAAAGGGGAGCGCGACATGGCCACGAAGCCGCCCACAGGTGACCCGGTCCAGGACGCACCGCGGGTCGAGCCTGCGCAGCACGCCGCCGCCGGACTGCCGGCCGTCGCGCACAGCCTGCTCATCGCCCGCCAGCAGATGGGCGTGCGGCGCACCGCGCAGACTCTGCTCAGGGTCAACCAGAAGGACGGATTCGACTGCCCCGGCTGCGCCTGGCCCGAGGGCGAGGAGCGGCACACGGCGGAGTTCTGCGAGAACGGCGCCAAGGCCGTCGCCGAGGAGGCGACGCTGCGCCGTGTCACCCCCGATTTCTTCGCCGCGCACCCGGTCGCCGACCTCGCCTCGCGCAGCGGGTACTGGCTGGGCCAGCAGGGGCGGATCACCCAGCCGATGTACCTCCCCGAGGGCGCCGAGCGGTACGAGGCGGTGACCTGGGAGCGGGCCTTCGGCATCATCGCCGAGGAGCTCGGCGCGCTCTCCTCCCCCGACGAGGCCCTCTTCTACACCTCGGGGCGCACCAGCAACGAGGCGGCGTTCCTGCTCCAGCTGTTCGCCCGCGAGTTCGGCACGAACAACCTCCCCGACTGCTCCAACATGTGCCACGAGTCCTCCGGCTCGGCGCTGACGGAGACCATCGGCATCGGCAAGGGCAGCGTCTCGCTGGAGGACCTCCACCGGGCGGACCTGATCATCGTCGCCGGTCAGAACCCCGGCACGAACCATCCCCGGATGCTCTCCGCCCTGGAGAAGGCCAAGTCCGCGGGCGCGAAGATCATTTCGGTGAATCCGCTGCCCGAGGCCGGTCTGGAGCGGTTCAAGAACCCGCAGACCCCGCTCGGCATGATCAGGGGCGCCGCGCTGGGCGACCTCTTCCTGCAGATCCGTATCGGCGGCGACCAGGCCCTCTTCCGGCTGCTCAACAAGATGATCCTTGAGACCGAGGGCGCCGTCGACGAGACCTTCGTACGGGAGCACACCCATGGTTACGAGGAGTTCGCGGCCGCGGCCCGCGAAGCCGACTGGGAGCAGACCCTCACCGCGACCGGCCTCGACCGCGGCGCCATCGAAGAGGCCCTCGCGATGGTCCTCGCCTCGAAGCGCACCATCGTGTGCTGGGCGATGGGCCTCACCCAGCACAAGCACTCCGTGCCGACCATCCGCGAAGTCGTCAACTTCCTTCTGCTGCGCGGCAACATCGGCCGCCCCGGCGCCGGGGTCTGTCCCGTCCGCGGCCACTCCAACGTCCAGGGCGACCGCACCATGGGCATCTTCGAGCGGCCCGCGCCCGCGTTCCTCGACGCGCTCGACAAGGAATTCTCGATCACCTCACCGCGCCACCACGGCTACGACGTGGTCCGCTCCATCCAGGCGCTGCGCGACGGCGACGCCAAGGTCTTCTTCGCCATGGGCGGCAACTTCGTCGCGGCCACCCCCGACACGGAGGTCACCGAGGCCGCGATGCGCCGCGCCCGCCTCACCGTCCACGTCTCCACCAAGCTCAACCGCTCGCACGCCGTGACCGGCACCCGCGCGCTGATCCTGCCGACGCTGGGCCGTACCGACAAGGACGTCCAGGCGGGCGGCAAGCAGTTCGTCACCGTCGAGGACTCCATGAGCATGGTCCACGCCTCGCGCGGCAACCTCACCCCGGCAAGCCCCCATCTGCTCTCCGAGCCGGCCATCATCGCCCGCCTCGCCCGCGCCGTCCTCGGCCCCGGATCGGCCACCCCCTGGGAGGATTTCGAGAAGGACTACGCGACGATCCGCGACCGGATCTCGCGCGTCGTCCCCGGCTTCGAGGACTTCAACGCCCGCGTCGCACGCCCCGGCGGCTTCACCCTCCCGCACGCCCCGCGCGACGAGCGCCGCTTCCCCACCGCGACCGGCCGGGCCAACTTCACCGCCGCGCCCGTCGAGTATCCCGAACTCCCCGAAGGCAGGCTGCTGTTGCAGACCCTGCGCTCGCACGACCAGTACAACACCACGATCTACGGCCTCGACGACCGCTACCGGGGCATCAAGGGCGGCCGCCGCGTCGTCCTGGTCAACCCCGACGACGCCCGCACCCTCGGCCTGGCCGACGGCGCGTACACCGACCTCGTCAGCGAATGGAAGGACGGCGTGGAGCGCCGCGCCCCCGGCTTCCGCGTCGTGCACTATCCGACGGCCCGGGGCTGCGCCGCCGCCTATTACCCGGAGACCAATGTGCTGGTCCCCCTCGGCTCCACCGCAGACACCAGCAACACCCCCGCCAGCAAGTCCGTCGTCGTCCGCTTCGAGAACATCCAGGGACGGAACGTCCGGGGACAGAGCATTCAGCGATGATCCTTACCGATACCCACTAAGCGTTCGCTCAGTCGTCTGATAAGAACGATGCACACAGCAATAAAGCTATGAACCACCGCAGACGATCGGAGCCGGACCCCATGGGCGAGCACACCGCACCCAAGTTCCCCCAGGAGATCATCGACGAGTACGCCGCACTCGGCGTCGATCTGCCCGCACTCTTCTCCGCCGGCCACCTCGGCGAGCGCATGGGCGTCACGATCGTCGAAGCCTCCGCGGACCGCGTCGTCGGCACCATGCCCGTCGAGGGCAACACCCAGCCCTACGGACTGCTCCACGGCGGCGCCTCCGCCGTCCTCGCCGAGACCCTCGGCTCGGTCGGCACCATGCTCCACGGCGGCGCCACCAAGCTCGCCGTCGGTGTCGACCTGAACTGCACCCATCACCGAGGGGTACGTAACGGACTCGTCACGGGCGTCGCCACCCCCGTACACCGCGGCCGTTCCACCGCCACGTACGAGATCGTCATCACCGACGAACAGGACAAGCGGGTCTGCACCGCCCGCCTCACCTGCCTGCTCCGCGACGCCCCGCAGACCGGCGCCGCCTGACCCACCGGCACACACCGCACACCCCCTCGACGCCCCTGCCCGGCCGGACCGCAATCCGGCCGGGCAGTGTCATTACCGCCCACAACCACCCGCATCCAGGGCACTTTTGAACAACCGAACCGGCCAATACCCTTGACCGCGCGGTCCGTTGTGTGGCCCACTCAGCACTCCGGCCACATCAGGCCCGCATCCGGCGCCCACAACACCGCGTCGCCACATCGACCCCGATGTAACACTGCGTAACAAGCACGCAATATGCGAACGCCTTCACGCAGCACTCCGAACCCGGTCCCGCAGACACCGGGCGGTTCGTCGAGCCCTCGCGCCCCTCGTCGCGCGACAGCACCAAGATCGGCTCAAGCCCCTTAGCAGAGCTGCACGTTCTCAGCATGCGGTCACTTCGCCGACCGGCAAATAGCCGTACATGTCCGCACAGCCACCTCAAACCTTGCTCAAGGGCATAACAAGAAAGTCACATCCTGGGGCGGACCCATCCCGGACCCCCATACCTGCGCCTAGAGTCACCGCCAGTCACCGCGCCGCCGGGCGCGTCTGCTGCACGGCCCTGTACCAACCAGTACGGCCCGGCGAACGACACGGCACCTCAGCAGAGGAGGCCGCGCCAGGGAAAGGACCTTTCGTGCGACACCGTTCTTTGCTCATCCTCACCACAGTGCTCACAACAGGAGCGCTGACTCTCACCGCCTGCGGGTCGCGCGACGACAGCAAAAACAGCAGCAGCGGCGACACCCAGACCGTCGTGATCGGTCTCGACGCACCCCTGACGGGCGACCTCTCCGCCCTTGGTCTCGGCATCAAGAACTCCGCCGACCTCGCCATCAAGACGGCGAACAAGAACAAGACCGTCCCCGGGGTCACGTTCGAGCTCCAGCCCCTCGACGACCAGGCCCAGCCCTCCGTCGGCCAGCAGAACGCCACCAAGTTCATCGACAACAAGGGCGTCCTCGGCGTTGTCGGCCCCCTGAACTCCGGCGTCGCCCAGTCGATGCAGAAGCCGCTCGACGACGCCAGCCTCACCCAGGTCTCCCCCGCCAACACCGGCACGGAGCTGACCCAGGGCAACAACTGGAAGACCGGCGACAAGCAGCGCCCGTACAAGACGTACTTCCGCACCGCCACCACGGACCAGATCCAGGGTGCCTTCGCGGCGAAGTACCTCTTCAACGACGCCAAGGTCA
This sequence is a window from Streptomyces sp. NBC_01217. Protein-coding genes within it:
- the polA gene encoding DNA polymerase I: MAETASKKTADNRPRLLLMDGHSLAYRAFFALPAENFTTGSGQPTNAVYGFASMLANTLRDEAPTHFAVAFDVSRKTWRSEEFPEYKANRSKTPDEFRGQVELIGELLDAMHANRFAVDGFEADDVIATLATQAEAAGFEVLIVTGDRDSFQLITDNVTVLYPTKGVSELTRFTPAKVEEKYGLTPQQYPDFAALRGDPSDNLPGIPGVGEKTAAKWINQFGSFDELVERAEEVKGKAGQNFRDHLDAVRLNRRLTEMVRDVELPKTPQDLERAPYDRTAVTGVLDVLEIRNPSLRERLLAVDPGAAEDETPAPAAGIELDGAVLGAGELAPWLAEHGGQPLGVATVDTWTVGTGTVTEIALAAAGGAAAWFDPAELDEGDDQAFAAWIADARRPKVMHNAKSAMRVFPEHGWQVDGVTMDTALAAYLVKPGRRSFALDALSVEYLGRELAPAAASDGQLAFGADDQAEADALMTQARAVLDLGDAFTTRLKEVGAAELLHGMELPTSALLARLERHGIAADRAHLEGMEQQFAGAVQQAVKEAHASVGREFNLGSPKQLQEVLFGELGLPKTKKTKTGYTTDADALAWLAAQTEHELPVIMLRHREQAKLRVTVEGLIKTIAADGRIHTTFNQTVAATGRLSSTDPNLQNIPVRTDEGRAIRRGFVVGEGFETLMTADYSQIELRVMAHLSEDAGLIEAFTSGEDLHTTVASQVFGVDKSAVDPEMRRKIKAMSYGLAYGLSAFGLSQQLNIEAGEARGLMDTYFERFGGVRDYLHRVVEEARATGYTETVFGRRRYLPDLNSDNRQRREMAERMALNAPIQGTAADIVKVAMLQVDRALTAAGLKSRMLLQVHDEIVLEIAAGERAQVEEILRHEMSTAVQLRAPLDVSVGVGTDWESAAH
- a CDS encoding FdhF/YdeP family oxidoreductase, which translates into the protein MATKPPTGDPVQDAPRVEPAQHAAAGLPAVAHSLLIARQQMGVRRTAQTLLRVNQKDGFDCPGCAWPEGEERHTAEFCENGAKAVAEEATLRRVTPDFFAAHPVADLASRSGYWLGQQGRITQPMYLPEGAERYEAVTWERAFGIIAEELGALSSPDEALFYTSGRTSNEAAFLLQLFAREFGTNNLPDCSNMCHESSGSALTETIGIGKGSVSLEDLHRADLIIVAGQNPGTNHPRMLSALEKAKSAGAKIISVNPLPEAGLERFKNPQTPLGMIRGAALGDLFLQIRIGGDQALFRLLNKMILETEGAVDETFVREHTHGYEEFAAAAREADWEQTLTATGLDRGAIEEALAMVLASKRTIVCWAMGLTQHKHSVPTIREVVNFLLLRGNIGRPGAGVCPVRGHSNVQGDRTMGIFERPAPAFLDALDKEFSITSPRHHGYDVVRSIQALRDGDAKVFFAMGGNFVAATPDTEVTEAAMRRARLTVHVSTKLNRSHAVTGTRALILPTLGRTDKDVQAGGKQFVTVEDSMSMVHASRGNLTPASPHLLSEPAIIARLARAVLGPGSATPWEDFEKDYATIRDRISRVVPGFEDFNARVARPGGFTLPHAPRDERRFPTATGRANFTAAPVEYPELPEGRLLLQTLRSHDQYNTTIYGLDDRYRGIKGGRRVVLVNPDDARTLGLADGAYTDLVSEWKDGVERRAPGFRVVHYPTARGCAAAYYPETNVLVPLGSTADTSNTPASKSVVVRFENIQGRNVRGQSIQR
- a CDS encoding PaaI family thioesterase, which encodes MGEHTAPKFPQEIIDEYAALGVDLPALFSAGHLGERMGVTIVEASADRVVGTMPVEGNTQPYGLLHGGASAVLAETLGSVGTMLHGGATKLAVGVDLNCTHHRGVRNGLVTGVATPVHRGRSTATYEIVITDEQDKRVCTARLTCLLRDAPQTGAA